In Thermosulfurimonas sp. F29, the sequence GGGAGGTCCTCCCCCGGGATCGGGGGCTGGGAAGTCTGGTGAAGGACATCCAGATCGACTTTTCCTCGGGGAGCCTGGACACCACCGACATACCTACGGACCTGGCCATCAACGGAAGGGGCTTTTTCGTGGTCTCCGACGGCAACCAGGTCTTTTACACCCGGGACGGTCAGTTCACCCTGGAGGACACCGGACAGGGCACCCTGAGAATGATCACTCCCCTGGGCTTGAGTCTCCTCGGGGCCGCTCCCGACGCCACCAATCCCGGTCTGACCACCCTTTCCCCGATAGAGATCCCTCAGAGCATACCCGGCAAGGCCACCGAAACCCTCACGCTGGAAATGAACCTGGACGCCCGGAAGGAGCGGGAAACCACCTCCAGGAGTCTCCTCGAAGCCTGGGACGCCACCCGGGCCGGGGAGCCGATTTCCCCTCAGGATTACGAATTCGTGACCTCGGTGGAGGTTTACGATCCCACGGGGGTATCCCACCTTCTTAACCTTTACTTCGACACCACGGACCAGAACAATCAATACGAGGTACTGGTGGCCCTGGCGGATCCCGCGGAGGATCAGCGTGGGACCGGTCGCTATCAGGGAGCCCTTCTGTGGGGCACCCTCAACTTCGGAGCCAGCGGTGAGATCACCTCCGCGGAATTTTACGATGTTGATCCGGCGGGCGGGCGCTCTGCGACCCCACAGGATCTCACCACCCTGGGGCGCCCCCGCTTTACCCTGAACCTTACCGGGGCTCCCCAGACCGTCACGCTGGACCTGGGGTTCTATTATCAGGGGACCGACCTCGTCCGCACCCCCCACTCCGTTCACCTCTACGGCGCCCCTTTCGCCGTCTATTACCAGAACCAGGACGGCTATCCCCCGGGGGTCTTCGACCGGGTGGAGATAGACGGCGAAGGACTGGTGAGGGCCCATTACACCAATCAGCAGACCCAGGAGGTGGCCCGCATCTTTCTGGCCGACTTCACGGGTCTGGAGGATTCCCTCACTAGAGCCGGAGGAAACCTCTTCCGGGCCCGCTCGGAGGCCACTCCGCGGATCTTCTCCCCGGGAAGGATGGCGCCGGGAGGTCTTAGATCCGGGGCTCTCGAGGGCTCCAATGTGGATCTGGCCGAGGAAATGATCCGGCTCATTACCCTTCAGCGGGCCTTTCAGTCGAACGCGCGGGTCATCACCACCGCGGACCAGATGCTGGAGGACTTCCTGCGGGCCCGCTAAAAAAATCCCCCCTCCCTCCGGGAGGGGGCCAGGGGGAGGGGGAAAATGAAGTTTTTTGGAAAATAACCGAAAATTATAGGAAGGAGGGATAGGCCATGGCACTTACGGACGCCCTTTTCACCGGAACGAGCGGATTGAAAAGCCTGGGGCACGGGATGAGCGTGGTCGGTGATAATGTGGCCAACCTCAACACCACGGCCTTTAAGGGGGCCCGGGTCACCTTCCAGGATGTGATGGCCCAGAGCATTAACACCGCGAGCGGTTCGGGACAGCTCGGCCGGGGAGCCACGGTCCAGGCCCTCTACCCCACCTTCGGGCAGGGCTCCTTCGAATCCACCGCCAGCCCCACGGATCTGGCCATCGCCGGAAACGGATTCTTCATGGTGAAGGAACCGGGGTCCACCGGAAATGTGTTTTACACCCGGGACGGCCAGTTCACCGTGGACAAGAACGGCTACCTGGTGAACCCGGCGGGCTTTCGGGTACAGGGCTGGCAGATAGACGAAAATACCGGGGACATCACCGGGGCCATCACCGACATCCGGATCGATCGGACCTCCTCCCCCGTGGCCACCTCTAAGATAGATGTCATCACCAATCTCGACGCCCGGGAGGAACTGGAGAGTATCATAGTAAATCTCAACGGAGATGTGGATGATGGGAACACGGTTAACACTACTTTTGTAATTAGGGATGTGAACGGTGTGGATCACAAAATCTATGTGGAACTTACCTACAATGCCACCCTTAACAAGTGGGATTACACCTTCAGGGAAAACGGCCCTTCCGGAGCCGTGCTGGCTCAGGGAACCGGGGTAACGAGTACCCGGGCCACCCTTCAACTCCCCGATACTAAAGAAAATGTTATAATCGACTGGAGCGCCCTCACTCATACTTCTTCCCCGGACAGCCTTTCAGCCCCCGGCCGGGAGGGGAGAGTGGAAATAAGTTTGAGCGGGGGGGCCAACGACTACCTTCAGAATGACACCTGGGTCTATAGGGATTTCACCGTTAAAGATGCCAACGGTACGGATCGTAATTTGAGAATATGGCTCTATTACGACAGCGGGGATAGTCGGTGGGATTACTATGTAGTAGAAAATCCGACCACCCCGGCTCCGGCGGATCCCACCGGAGAGGGAGGCACCATCCTGGCCCAGGGAACCAATGTGGCCGACACCTCGGCCTGGTTCTTCCTGGACGGAACCACCCAGATGGTAACCATAGACTGGTCGCAGGTGCCTACTTCCGGAACCGGGACGGCGGTAACCACTCTGGCGGACACCGAATATCCCCTTCAGGAGATCCCGACCCTATTCGATCGCTGGGATGCCCGCAATGAAACCCCTCTAGCCTCCACCGAATATACTTACCGCACCACCCTTACCATCTACGATTCCCTGGGCACCCCTCACGAGATCACCATCTATTACGACACCACCACCCGGGACAACACCTACGAATTTCTGGTCACCTGCAATCCGAGCGAGGATCAGAGAGATTTCGTAAGAGATACTGATCCTATGCAGTGGACCACCGAGGAGGGCAATATCACCGTTACCCGAGAAGTTCAATCAGGTAACACTTTTGCGCAAAGCAAACGGGGAGTACTTATGTACGGCCGTCTCGCTTTCGACAATCAGGGAAATGTAAAAGTGTTTTACGAAACCTATCGCCTGGATGCCAATACCGGAGCTCCGGTCAGGATTATTAACACCAGCGGTGTGCCGGTGGCCGATCCCACCGATGGCTTTGAAGCCACCGGAGCCAACGGTTATCCCCTGCTGATTGCAGACTTTTTGGGTATAGATCTGGTGGACAACCGTCCCGCCGGTTCCGAACAGGATCAGGGGGCCAACGCCAAGGCCCTCCAGCAGATCGAACTAAACTTCGGCTACTATTACAAGGACTCCTGGCGCTCGGAATCCGTGCGCACCACCCAGTACGCCACCAGCAACTCCACCATTTTTTACGACCAGAACGGATTCGGTCCGGGCTCCCTGGAGTCCCTCTCCGTGGACACCGACGGGGTGATCACCGGGCACTACTCGAACGGCCGGGTCATCCCCCTCTGGATGGTGGCGCTGGCCAACTTCAACGCACCGGAAAGGCTCGACAAAGTGGGCGGGAACCTATTCAGGGAGACCACCGGTTCCGGCCCCCCCATTACCGGAAAACCCCGTACCAACGGGCTGGGATCCATCGCCCCCAACAGCCTGGAGCAGTCCAATGTGGACCTGGGTGAACAGTTCGTGAAGATGATCATCTTCCAGAGGGGCTTCCAGGCCGACGCCCGCATCATCACCGTCACCGACACCATGCTCGACGAGCTCATCAACCTCAAGCGGTAAAAATATTAGGATCTGATCTGCGGGTTTTACGGGCGAGGGGGTTTACCCCTCGCCCGTTTGTTATTATTCTGGGCTCTGAAAGATGCAAACGGAAAATCAGAACCTCGAAGCCCTGGTGGAAAGGATCCTTGAGGCCAGACTGAGCTCCCTGGTGGCCCGGGCGGTGGAGGAAGATGTTCGCCGCAACGAGGAGCGGGCCCGGGAGTTCTCCCTCCTCGAGCGGATCGTTCGGGTGGAGGAGGAACTCAGGGCCCTGCGGGAGATCCAGATCTCCATTCTTCGCGAAATAAACAGTCGCTTCGAGCCCATCGACCTCTCCTAAATCCCTTCGCGAAGTAAATAACTCCTGTTATACTGTACCTGATGCTTACCCGGCATGAAGAAGTAGAAAAAATCGTGAGAGATATTCTTCCCCGGATCCTCCGGGAACATCCCGAGGTGCGCTTCGAGATAGAGAAAATTCTGCGGGAAACGGCTCTTCCCCGAGATGAGGCCGAAAGCCGGTTCGAAAAACTCCTGAAAGAAATCCGGGACATTCGGGAAGAGACCCGGCGCATCTGGAAGTATCTGCAGGAAAGGGAGGACAGGTGGGAGGAAAAACTGGAGGCCCAGAATCGCGCCTGGGAGAAAAGATTCCAGGAGCAACAAAAAGCCTGGGAAAGGAAATTCCAGGAGGAACAAAAAGCCTGGGAAAGGAAATTCCAGGAGGAACAAAAAGCCTGGGAAAGGAAATTCCAGGAGGAACAAAAAGCCTGGGAGAAAAGATTCCAGGAGCAACAAAAATTGTGGGAGAAAAAATTCGAGGAAGAGCAGAGGGCCTGGCGGCAACAGCTCGAAGAATATAATCGCCGATGGGACGAAAGGTTTAAGGAGTTCTGGAACCGGGTGGAAAGAACCCTCGGAGGCCTGGGAGCGCGATGGGGCCTGCAGTCCGAGGAGGCCTTCAGAGCCGGTATGCAGAAGGTCCTCCAGTCCCTTACGAATTACCGGGTCTCCAGATACCTGGCTTACGACGAAAAAGGTGAGGTCTTCGGACACCCTGATCAGGTGGAGCTGGATGTAGTGATCAGGAACGGTGAGGTGTGGGTAATCGAAATCAAGTCCTCGGTGAGCAAGGCCGACCTTTACGCCTTCGAAAGAAAGGTACGTTTCTATGAAAAACGGGAAGGACGAAGGGTGGACCGCAAGATCATTGTTTCCCCCATGGTGGATCCCAGAGCCCTGCCGCTGCTGCCCACCCTGGGTATAGAGGTGGTCCCGGATGCCGCGGATCTCGGGGAAATAAAGGAATAATACTAATGGAAAAATACTTCGAGGCCATGAAAAAGCGTCTCTCCTCTCTTCGGTGGTTCATGGGGGCAGGATTCTCCCTTCTAGCCATTCTGATCACTCTCCTCAACCTTTTTGCGAGATGAACCGGTGGCCGGCCGCAAGACCGCAGATCCGGGAAAAAGAATAGTAGAAGCCCTGAAAAAGGCTGGAAGACCCCTTCTGTTGCGAGAAATTTATCACCTCCTCGGCATTCCCAAGACCGAAAGACCCGCTTTCAGGCGCCTCGTAAAGCGCCTGGTTCGCGAGGGAGTCCTGATCCACATAAAGGGGCGCCGATACGGGCTTCCGGAACAAATGCAGCTGGTCACCGGGCGCCTGGCCGTCCACCCTGATGGCTACGCCTTCGTGAACCCGGAAGACGAAAAGGCCCCTTCGGTCTTCATTCCCCCGGGGCGGCTCAAGGGGGCCCTGGACGGCGACCTGGTGGTGGCCCGCATCGAACGCCGCACCAGAAAAGGTCCCGAGGGTTCAATTATAAGGATACTGGAACGACGCCGCAAAAAGATCGTGGGCTTCTTTTACCGTAGCCGCCGCGTCTCCACCGTCGTTCCCGAGGACGAACGGCTCCCCATCGAGATCCTGATTCCACCGGACCAGACCCGGGGGGCCGAGGACGGCGACCTGGTGGTGGCCGAGATCACCGACTTTTCCCCGGGGCGTCGTATCCCCGAGGGCCGTATCGTGGCCGTGCTGGGGGACCCGGAGGATCTCTCCACCCAGGCCAGGGCCGTTATCTACAACTACGATCTTCCTCACCGCTGGAACCGTCGGGTGCGCAAGGCCCTGGAAGACATACCCGAAGAGGTGCGCCCGGAGGACAAAGCGGGACGCAGGGACCTCACCCGGGTGCCGCTGGTGACCATCGACGGGGAGAACGCCCGGGACTTCGACGACGCCATCTGTGTGCGCAGGACCCGCACGGGCTACAAGCTCTATGTGGCCATCGCCGATGTCTCGCACTATGTTCCGCCCGGATCTCCCCTGGATCAGGAAGCCTATCTCCGGGGCACCAGCGTTTACTTCCCGAACATGGTGGTACCCATGTTCCCGGAAAAGCTCTCAAACGGCATCTGCAGTCTCAATCCCCGGGTGGAACGACTGGCCATGACCGTGGAGATAGACTTTGATCGGGAAGGCCGGGTCCGAAGGAGCAGGTTTTATCCCGCGGTCATCTTCAGCCACGCCCGCCTCACCTACACGGAAGTAAAGGCCATGCTGGTGGACCGGGACCGTGAGCTACGCCGCAGGTACAAACCTCTTCTGAGAATGCTTGAGAACGCCGCCGAACTGGCCTTGATCCTTCGGGAAAGGCGTCTTTCCCGGGGAAGCATAGACTTCGACCTTCCCGAACCCGAGGTCCGCCTGGATCTTCAGGGAGCCGTACGCGACATCGTGAGACGGGAAAGACACCTGGCTCACTTCATCATCGAAGAATTCATGATTGCGGCCAACGAGGCCGTGGCTCGTTTTCTCACCGAACGGGGCTACCCCATTCTCTATCGGGTACACGAACCCCCCGAACCCCTGAAATTGAAAGAATTCACGGAATTTGCCCGAAGTCTGGGGCTGGAGCTGGAGGTCCCGGTGGAGCCCGACCCCTCCTGGGTTCAGGAGGTGGTGGAGCTCGCCACCGGAAAACCCTACGCCTATCTGGTAAACACCCTGCTTCTGCGTTCCATGAAACAGGCCCAGTATTCTCCGGAAAACATCGGCCACTTCGGACTGGCTTCCGAATGCTACTGCCACTTCACCTCTCCCATCCGTCGGTATCCCGATCTGGTGGTGCATCGGGCCTTAAAAGCGGCCCTCCGAAAAAAACGCCCGCCCTACTCTTACGAGGAGTTGGTTGAGGTCGGTAAACACCTCTCTCAGCGCGAACGCACGGCCATGGAGGCCGAGCGGGAAATGTTCGAACGGGTGCAGGTGCGTTTCATGCGCGACCATGTGGGGGAAGTTTTCACCGGTATCATCTCGGGAGTGGCGGCCTTCGGATTCTTCGTGGAGCTGGAGGAATACTTCGTTTCCGGTCTGGTGCGGCTGGTGGATCTGCACGACGACTATTACTTCCTGGACGAGAAAAACCACCGGCTGGTGGGACGGCGCACGGGAAAGATGTTCCGTCTCGGGGACAGGGTCCGCGTCCGGGTAAAAGAGGTAAATGTGCGACGCCGTCAGATCACCTTCGAGCTGGTGGAGAAGCTCGCCTGAGCCTTTCCAGAGAATCCCGCAACAGGACGCCGAGTTCCACCTCCCGCAGGTTCTCTCCGTCGAAAAAGACGATCCTTACGGGAGGGGCTTCGGCGTGCTTCAGTCCGGCGAGGACTCGCTCCGCCCCATCAAAGGGCGCCAGAAAGGAAAACGCCCACGCGGAAAAGACCCGCACTCTCTCATCCGGCGAATCGAGAAGGGGAAAAAGATACCCGTGGGCCTCGAGCGCGAGCAGCTCTTCCCTTTTTTTCTGCGCCAGGCGGCCTATTCCCCAAGCCACCCCCCTTTGAGCTGGGGGGTATTCCAGCATGTTGCCGTCGGGACGCAGGTAGGAAACGAGAATGTGGGCGTACTCCTCGGCGAGTCCCCGGTGCCAGAAGAGACACTCCGCCATGGCCTCGGGGGCTCCCCAGGCCATGCCCCCGGATTCCTCGTTGAGCATCCACATGAGGCGCCGGATGACCACCCGGGCCGATTCCAGGTCTTCCCGGGCGATGCGAGCCACCGTGGGTCCGAGACCCGCGATGGCCAGCCAGCGCACCCGCTCGTCCCGGTGACAGAAGGCCCCGATGAGAGGGCTCACCAGCTTCCGGGGAGGAAACCGCTCGAGTTCGCGATATAGAACGGGGAGGTCCGGGGCCCGCTCGAGGAGACCCCAGACCTCCCGCTTGAGTTCCCTAACCCTGGACACCGCAGGCCTCTTTCACCTTGCGGGCAAGAAGGCGCCCGATCTCCTCACACTTCCTGAGGTCCTCTTCCGTGGGAGCGTACTTGACTTTGAAACCCTCGTGCACGATCTCGGTCTTGGTCTCCTCGAAGATCCTGTTGAGGTGTTTCACGGCCTCCCCGCTCCAGCCGTAGGACCCGAAGGCCACTCCGAGCTTTTTCCGGGGCCGCAACCCCTTCATGTAAGTGGTGAAACCGGCCACCGTGGGGAGCAACCCGTTATTGAGGGTGGGCGACCCGAAGGCCAGCCCCTTGGCCTCTAGTACCTCGGCCATGAGCTCGGTTTCGTCGGAGACGGAGAGCTTGAAGAACTCCACCTCCACGCCTTCTTTAAGAACCCCCTGGTAAAGGGCCCGGGCCATCTTCTCCGTGCTGTTCCACATGGTGTCGTAGATGACCAGCACCCGGGGCCTGGCCTCGTACCGGCTCCAGCGGTCGTAAGCCTCAACGATCTCCTTCACATGCCTGCGCCAGATGACCCCGTGATCCGGACAGATCATGTCGAGTTCGAGCTTGAGATCCCGCACCGTCTTGAGCACTTTTTGGACCTGCGGCGAGAAGGGCAGCACGATGTTGGCGTAATACTTGGCCACCTCCTGGAAGAGCTCGCAGAAGTTGGCCTCGTCGTCAAAACGGGTGCTGGTGGCGTAGTGCTCCCCGAAGGCGTCCTGGGAGATGAGGATCCTGTCCTCCGGGATGTAGGAAACCATGCTGTCCGGCCAGTGCACCATGGGGGTCTCCAGGAACTTGATGGTGCGTCGGCCCACCTTGAGCTCGTCTCCGGTCTTGACCTCGACAAAAGGCCAGTCCTCCCGGTGGAAGTACCCGATCATCCCGAGCCGGGCGTTCCGGGTGCAGAAGATCTTCTCCGGTTTTACGGCCTCCACCACCTTGGCTATGGCCCCGCCGTGGTCGGGCTCGATGTGATTGATGACCAGATAGTCGATCTTCTGGGGATCTCCGATGACCTCACGAATGTGGGCCATGAGAGTCTCGAAGAAGGGGGCTTTGACGGTGTCAAAGAGCACGATCTTCTCGTCCACCAGGAGGTAGGAATTGTAGGTGGTGCCCCGATGGGTGGTGTAGCCGTGGAAGTCGCGAACATTCCAGTCCACCGCACCGACCCAGTAAAATCCGTCCTTTATCCTGACCGCGGCCATGCTCTCTCACCTCCTTTCGTTATTCCTCGTAGGGTGCGAATTCGCTCTTGGCGGCTCCGCACACCGGACAGGTCCAGTCGTCGGGAAGATCCTCGAAGGCCGTTCCCGGAGGATACCCCCGATCGGGATCCCCCTGCGCCGGGTCGTAGATGTAACCGCAGACGCTGCACTGATACTTCTTCATAACCCACCTCCCCTAGACCTTACTTTCCCAGAGACCGTGAAGGTTACAGTACTCGAGGGCCACCACCCTTTCGGCCTCCACCGCAAAGAAAGCCTCCGGGGCCTCACCGGGTTTAAGAAACTGAATGTAGGACTTGCCATCGGCCCGAAGCTCGATCCACTGAATGTAGTGCTTCTCCTCCATGGGGTGCGGGACGCTTCCCACCTTCACCTTGTAGCCTCCCTCCACCTTCTCGATCACCGGAACATGTTTCTCCTGGGCCGCATCCACCGTGCCCGGCTCAAGCTTCTCCATGGGCTGGCCGCAGCAGACCAGCTCCCCCCGCCCGGCATTGAGCACCATCACTATGTTGCCACACACATTGCATCGGTAAATCCCTAGCCTCTCCGCCATCCCTAAACCTCCTTTTGTGGATTTTATTTATCTAAAAAATCTAAAATACTAAAATCGACCTGTCAAGTCCAGTTTCAGGAGAGCATCCGGTAGAGGGTCTCCAGTTCCCGGCGGATCTCGGAGAGGACCTTTTCGGCGGAGAGCTCGCGGGAAGAACTCCCGGAAAGGGCCTTCCTGGCCCCGGCGATGGTGTACCCTTCTTCGTAGAGGAGGTGTTTTATACGCCGGAGTAGCGCCAGCTCCTCCGGGCCGTAAAACCGTCGCCCCGCCACCCGCCGGGGCTTGAGCTGCGGAAACTCCTTTTCCCAGTAACGGATCACATGGGGCTCCAGGCCCAGAAGTTCGGCCGCCTCCCTTATGGTGTAATACCTTTCGGGATCATTCTTCCGCATGCAGCAGGGCTTTGAGGGTGGGCGCCGGGCGAAAGATCACCGTACGCGCTCCGGGAATAATAATGGGTTCCCTGGTACGGGGATTCACACCGCGCCGGGGTCTGCGTCGGTGCACCCTGAAGGAACCGAAGTGAAAGATCTTGACCTCCTCCCCCCGCTCAAGGGCCGTCTTTATCTCCTCAAGCAGTACCTCTACCAGACGATACATGCTCCTTTCCGAAAAACCGAACCTCTCGTGAAGCCTGCGGGCCAGATCCCTCTTGGTAATGGTCTTTCCCCGGGACATCTTATCTGGGTCGGGCCTTAAAGGTCTCCAGGATACGCCGGACCGCCTCCTCCTGAACGGCGTTCACCTCGCGGTCCTCCAACGTGCGCTCCGCGGAGCGATAGACGAACCGGAAGGTCACGCTCTTTTCTCCCGGCGGAATGGGATCTCCCCGATACACATCCACCACCTCCACCCTCTCCAGATAAGGAATACCCATCTCCCGCACGAAACGCAAGACCTCTCCGGCGGGAAGATCCTCCCGCACCACCATGGTAAGGTCTCTCACCGTGGCGGGGAAACGGGGAAGGCCCCGATAGACCCTGGGGGACTCCGGAAGCTCGAGAAGCGCGGATAGATCCACCTCCGCCACCCATACCGGCTCCGGAAGCTCGAACCGGGCCCGGAGATAGGTCTTTAGGGCTCCGGCAAACCCCACGGTTCTACCCCGCGCCGCAAGGCTTAAGGAGAGTCCCCTCTTGAGAAAGGGCTCTCCCGAGCCGGGAGTTAGCTCCACCCCCTCAAGCCGCCATTCGCATAGAAGACGCTCCAGCACCCCCTTGAGATCGTAAACATCCGCAGGACGACCCTTATCACCCCAGAACTCCGGCGTAGCCTCCCCCATGATCAGAAACCCTAAGTGCAACCGTTCCTCGGGAAGCTCCCCTCCCCGGGGGAGGAAAACCCGTCCCACTTCAAACACTTTAAGACGATCTATCTCCCGAAAGTAGTTGAAACGGGCGGTCTCGAGAAGCCCCGGAAGAAGCAGCGTGCGCATCACGGACTGGGTCTCGGAAAGGGGATTGGCCAGCCGCAGCGGACGCGCCCGGGGATCCTCCCCGGAAAGCTCGAGGGCCGCGAGCGCCTCCGGAGATATGAAACTGTAATTTATGACCTCGTAAAACCCCAGGGCCCGCAGGACCTCCCGGGTGCGCTCCACGAAGGTGTCCTCCCGGTGCGGCGCCTCCGCCGAGAGCTCCCCCACCGGAAGACTCACCGGAAGACGGTCGTAACCGTACAGGCGGGCCACCTCCTCTATGAGGTCCTCTTCCAGCGAAAGATCGTGCCGGAAGGAGGGCGGCTCGTAGGTCAGAACCTCTCCCCGACCCTCCACCCGTCCTCCCGTACGCTCGAGGACTCGAGCCACCTCCTCGGAGGCCATCTCCACCCGGAGATACCCTTCAAGACGGGAGAGCCGAAGCGTGATCCGGGGGGGGCGATGGGGGCGGGGATAGACATCTATCCTCCCGGGAACCGGAGCCCCCCCGGCGGTCTCCAGGACTAGAGCCGCGGCGCGATCGAGCGCTAGGGGAACCCCCTCGGGATCCACGCCGCGTTCGAACCGATAGGAACTTTCCGTGGAAAGTCTGAGGCCCCGGGCGGTGCGCCGAATGGAGGAGGGGTTGAACCAGGCCGCCTCGAGAAAAACCTCCCCGGTCCCCTCCCCTATCCCGCTTTCCGCCCCGCCCATCACCCCGGCTACGGCCACCGCTCCTTCCTCGTCGGCGATTACCAGAATGTCCCGGGAAAGTTCCCTCTCCTCTCCGTCCAGAGTCCGGAGGCGCTCACCATCCCTGGCCCGACGCACTACTATCCTTCGCCCGCGGATCTTCGACCAGTCGAAGGCGTGCAGGGGCTGTCCAAGCTCCAGCATTACATAATTGGTGACATCCACCAGGTTGTTGATGGGCCGCAAACCGCACATCCAGAGACGGCGGGCCATCTCGAAGGGGGATTCCCTCACCGAAACCCCCCGGATGAGCCGACCGGCATAGCGTCCGCAGAGATCCGGCTCCAGGATCTCCACCCGGGCCTCCCGAAGGATGTCCTCCCCTTCGGGAAGGTCCGGCGGATCCGGAAGATGCACCTCCGTTTCACAGAGAGCCGCCACCTCCCGGGCCACCCCCAGCACCGAGAGACAGTCCCCCCGGTTGGGAGTCACCGCCACCTCAAGCACGGGTTCCGAAAGCGCGAGAGCCCGGTAAAAGGGCTCCCCCGGTTCCGCCTCCGGAGGAAGGACCAGCACCCGATCCCTATCCCCGGCGACCCCCGCCTCGTAGGGAGAAAGGATCATTCCCCGGGAGAGCACCCCGCGAATACGGACCTCCCGGATCCTCTCTCCGGAGAAGGTGACGGCCCCGGGAAGCGCAAGGGCCACCTTGAGCCCCTTTTCAAGCCCCGGAGCCCCGGAAACCACCTCGAATCGTTCCCGACCGTGGGTGACCTCGCAGATTTTTAAGTTTTCGGCTTCGGGATGAGGGGTTACCGAAAGGATCTCCGCCACCACCACCGGCCCCAGTGCTTCGTAGGCCTCCTCCACCCCCTCCACCTCAAGACCTCCCAGGGTGAGGAGTTCGGCCACCTCCTCCGGGGAGAGATCCACCTCAACGAATTCCCTAAGCCAGCTCCAGGGCACCCGCATGTCAGAACTGCTCCAGGAAACGCAGATGGTTCTCGTAAAAAAGTCGTATGTCGTCTATGCCGAACTTGAGCATGGCGATGCGCTCCACCCCCAGACCGAAGGCAAAACCCCGCCACTTCTCGGTATCGTAACCCACCGCCCGAAAAACATGGGGGTGCACCATCCCCGCCCCCAGGATCTCCAGCCATCCGGTCTCCCCGCAGAGCCGACAGCCACCGCCCTTACATATCACGCACTCTATGTCCATCTCCGCACTGGGTTCGGTGAAGGGGAAATAACTGGGACGGAAGCGCACCCGGGTATCCGCTCCGAAAATCTCCCGGGCAAAGTAGGTAAGAAGCCCCTTGAGGTCCGCAAAGCTCACCTCGCGATCCACCAGCAGCCCCTCCACCTGATGGAACATGGGGGTGTGGCGCACATCGGAGTCACACCGGTAAACCTTTCCCGGAGCGATGATCCGGAGAGG encodes:
- a CDS encoding FprA family A-type flavoprotein, with translation MAAVRIKDGFYWVGAVDWNVRDFHGYTTHRGTTYNSYLLVDEKIVLFDTVKAPFFETLMAHIREVIGDPQKIDYLVINHIEPDHGGAIAKVVEAVKPEKIFCTRNARLGMIGYFHREDWPFVEVKTGDELKVGRRTIKFLETPMVHWPDSMVSYIPEDRILISQDAFGEHYATSTRFDDEANFCELFQEVAKYYANIVLPFSPQVQKVLKTVRDLKLELDMICPDHGVIWRRHVKEIVEAYDRWSRYEARPRVLVIYDTMWNSTEKMARALYQGVLKEGVEVEFFKLSVSDETELMAEVLEAKGLAFGSPTLNNGLLPTVAGFTTYMKGLRPRKKLGVAFGSYGWSGEAVKHLNRIFEETKTEIVHEGFKVKYAPTEEDLRKCEEIGRLLARKVKEACGVQG
- the rd gene encoding rubredoxin: MKKYQCSVCGYIYDPAQGDPDRGYPPGTAFEDLPDDWTCPVCGAAKSEFAPYEE
- a CDS encoding desulfoferrodoxin, with product MAERLGIYRCNVCGNIVMVLNAGRGELVCCGQPMEKLEPGTVDAAQEKHVPVIEKVEGGYKVKVGSVPHPMEEKHYIQWIELRADGKSYIQFLKPGEAPEAFFAVEAERVVALEYCNLHGLWESKV
- a CDS encoding MerR family transcriptional regulator; amino-acid sequence: MRKNDPERYYTIREAAELLGLEPHVIRYWEKEFPQLKPRRVAGRRFYGPEELALLRRIKHLLYEEGYTIAGARKALSGSSSRELSAEKVLSEIRRELETLYRMLS
- a CDS encoding HU family DNA-binding protein, which translates into the protein MSRGKTITKRDLARRLHERFGFSERSMYRLVEVLLEEIKTALERGEEVKIFHFGSFRVHRRRPRRGVNPRTREPIIIPGARTVIFRPAPTLKALLHAEE
- the pheT gene encoding phenylalanine--tRNA ligase subunit beta produces the protein MRVPWSWLREFVEVDLSPEEVAELLTLGGLEVEGVEEAYEALGPVVVAEILSVTPHPEAENLKICEVTHGRERFEVVSGAPGLEKGLKVALALPGAVTFSGERIREVRIRGVLSRGMILSPYEAGVAGDRDRVLVLPPEAEPGEPFYRALALSEPVLEVAVTPNRGDCLSVLGVAREVAALCETEVHLPDPPDLPEGEDILREARVEILEPDLCGRYAGRLIRGVSVRESPFEMARRLWMCGLRPINNLVDVTNYVMLELGQPLHAFDWSKIRGRRIVVRRARDGERLRTLDGEERELSRDILVIADEEGAVAVAGVMGGAESGIGEGTGEVFLEAAWFNPSSIRRTARGLRLSTESSYRFERGVDPEGVPLALDRAAALVLETAGGAPVPGRIDVYPRPHRPPRITLRLSRLEGYLRVEMASEEVARVLERTGGRVEGRGEVLTYEPPSFRHDLSLEEDLIEEVARLYGYDRLPVSLPVGELSAEAPHREDTFVERTREVLRALGFYEVINYSFISPEALAALELSGEDPRARPLRLANPLSETQSVMRTLLLPGLLETARFNYFREIDRLKVFEVGRVFLPRGGELPEERLHLGFLIMGEATPEFWGDKGRPADVYDLKGVLERLLCEWRLEGVELTPGSGEPFLKRGLSLSLAARGRTVGFAGALKTYLRARFELPEPVWVAEVDLSALLELPESPRVYRGLPRFPATVRDLTMVVREDLPAGEVLRFVREMGIPYLERVEVVDVYRGDPIPPGEKSVTFRFVYRSAERTLEDREVNAVQEEAVRRILETFKARPR